The region ACATTACGGACACCTTATAGCTGCTGAGGAAGTACGTCAGATTTTTTCTTTGGATAAAGTTATATTTGTACCTGCCAAAATCCCGCCTCATAAAATTGGTAAAAACCTTAGCGCGCCAGAAGATAGATACATGATGGTTCTATTAGCTACCTTAGATAATCCCTATTTCGAAGCCTCCAGAATAGAAATAGATAGAGAAGGTGTCTCTTATAGTATATATACTGTGAGAGAAATGAAAGAAATGTTAGGCAGTAATACAGAACTTTTTTTTATAACAGGTATAGATATAATTTTAGATCTTCAAAATTGGAAAGAACCAGAAGAGCTGTTAAAAATATGCAGATTCATAGCAGTCACCCGCACTGGCTATAATTTAGATCTTGTTAAAGAAAGACTTCCCCAAGAATTTTTAGATAAAATAGACATAGTTAAAATCCCATCCCCCCCTATTTCTTCCACAGATATAAGAAAACGAGTTCGGCGAGGGGAGAGCATAAAATATATAGTTCCACCTTTGGTTGAAGATTATATTAGAAAGAGAGGGTTATATC is a window of Synergistota bacterium DNA encoding:
- the nadD gene encoding nicotinate-nucleotide adenylyltransferase, giving the protein MKRVGIMGGTFDPIHYGHLIAAEEVRQIFSLDKVIFVPAKIPPHKIGKNLSAPEDRYMMVLLATLDNPYFEASRIEIDREGVSYSIYTVREMKEMLGSNTELFFITGIDIILDLQNWKEPEELLKICRFIAVTRTGYNLDLVKERLPQEFLDKIDIVKIPSPPISSTDIRKRVRRGESIKYIVPPLVEDYIRKRGLYLI